The Takifugu rubripes chromosome 16, fTakRub1.2, whole genome shotgun sequence genome contains the following window.
AGAAAATGTTAAGTGGCGATGGAAGGACTGATTACATTTTCGTGATGTTCTGGATATTCCGGAGAGACTTGATATTCCAAAGTTCAAAGACAATGAGCCTTGATCACAAAGCAAAGCTTcttactatgttatgtaaccttgtattactacacATGCATGTATATCCTACTACAGTACAGGTGTAAGACCATTTGTGGGTAAATGacctgcttggtggaggtcCACTCCAAGTGTTTTTTCTCTTGTTAACTGAAACTAACTGAAAATGTGATCAGTATTTCAGCAGCAAGCTAATATTTTGGCATTTAAAACGCCATTATTTGGATGGTTAAATGAATTATCTTTAGTATTTATCCTAGAGTTTTAAAACCCACAAGTAAATTTATAGGCCAAGCTAGGGACCCCACATGATAAAACACACGACGTAGATGAATCCTCAAGGGGGCGACATATTTTGTCATCAAAACAAATGTTGACAGTGAGATTTGGTCTGcctcaaaatgaaagaaatttaAGTGAAATAACCAAATAAAAAATGGTTTATCAGACTGTGCATACTCACTAAAGAGGGTCGGGATAGTGGCACTATTCTTGCAGCAGAAAAAGCgacgtaaataaataaataaaccaggaAATGAATCACGTGAGGAGGCACCCCACGTGTGCAGCGCTCAGAGGGTTCATTAGTGAAGGACACGCATGCTTTTATTTGCTTCTTCTGTCATGTACCATCAAAACTGCTGAGCTTGTGTTTGAAAGATAAATATGATGTTACAAGAAACCTTTGCCTACAAAATTAAAACGTCGAACTATCACAAAAGAGCCAGTCGCAATCGTATTAAACCGACAGGGCGGGGTCTAAACGAGACACGGAAGTGGGAGAGACgattacagacacacacacgcgcgcacacacacacatacacacacactttttttttcctccacgtGGGGATCTCGTGGTGATATGctgcagttcacacacacaagttATTCATCTTCCTGACTTTGTTAGGGAGAGACAATATTCATCCACAGTTGAATCTGAGAGTTTGGCTCCACGGTGCAATAATGAAGGCTTTCCTATAAAGTCACACAATAGTTATTTGGACAAGGACAGcccatttattttatattttcaattAGGGTGTCTgtgaaaagagcagaaaacaaaatacatcattttacatcattttgatattgttgtgtgtgtgtgtgtgtgtgtctgagagagagagagagagagatgtaaCTGCAGAATAGtagataggcaggcaggcatGCAGGGGTCAACAGAAGACTGTATTTTGAGCTTACTATTTCCCTCCAAATGTCCCAATTGTTATTACACTAATGTAAACTTGCATCTCATGATCACAAATTTATTTGCAGTATCTCTCTGCATGCCACCATTTTATGCTCACTATATATCCCTGATAGCAGCAGCTACTGAAGGTTATTACAGTTACAAGGGAAAGTATAGTCGTATTTTTTGTTAAACTACTTCTGACCATGAACAGGCcaatcatttattttcttataaatataaaatcttacagtttatttcacttttcatGCTTGATGACATGTGATTTAATGCAGAATTACTCGGGTTATTTATATCAAGTATATATAATGTGCAAATGAAATTAGATATAATCTGTGCTTGACCTGTGATCGTATTTCATCGTTTTGTTTTCAGTTATAAAAAGCTTATTACTAAAATTTGCACCAAGACCTTCATGGACAAGGGAAACTCTTTCCATTCAAGGACAGGAAAGTATTAAAATGATTACAATGTGGCATAAATATAAAGTTTTCTTTATTGGTGTCTGTGCCAGAATGGTGATTTCCAAACCAAAAGATCTTTTTCAAACACACTgatctaatttttttttaacttcaatTTTTTCTTAATTTCTTAAGGGAGAACAGATTATTCCCGATCCCATACACATAGGGGCTGATGGATGTGTAGGAAGTGGAGATGAAGAACTTGATCTCAGCCCAAGAGCTGGAGTCACCGGGGCTGATAGTCAGCTGGAAGATCAGGTAAATCGTCCAGTCTACCTGAAACAGTCCCATTGCTGTTAGAACTGCTATGGTGCTTCTCTGGAACTTCAGACCTTTACTCTTCCGGGAAATCTGGCTTGACCCGCTCTCCACGGGTGTTACAGTCTTTCGCtggctcagcagcacagcaATGATAAGGCAGCTGGTGACTGTGACGATGATTAGGGGCAACAGGTTGAACAACAGGATAAACAGGTACTTGTATATACCATTCAGTTCGGGACAGTCCTCTTTATTACACTGGAAAAAGTCTGGAGGGCAGCCTGAGCCATTATTTGTGAAATTTTGTGACGTCTCCTTAATGTTTAAGACAAAAATGGGGCTGCTCAGCAGTATGGTGAACACTGTTAAAATCCCACTCACAGTCCACACTGACCTGATGCTGTCCAGGTAGATTGGCAGGTTCACCCTCCTGCTGGCATCTCTGAGCTTCTGGTAGCGGAAGATGCTGATGAGGACCGTGACGAGTATGCTGGCGTTTTCACCAAGCATGGTTAGGAATTTGAGCAAACGGCACGACCAAGTGCCCACGGTCGCAAAGGATGTCTGGAGGATGATCATGTCGTAGATATTCACGATGAGGATCTCCTCTAAGTTAGCTGCAGCCAGTTCCAGCAGAAAGAGCTCAAATGATTTGATCTGGGAGAACTTGTTCTGAACAACCGAGACAATAAGAAATACATTTCCAAAGATTCCTATACAGGAAATGATGATTCTCGTGGCCAGGAGTTGGACAGATAAACCGAGCATTTTCCACACGTCAATGTCCGCTCCGGTTCCTTGCGGCAAAGAGAGGCTGGAAGTCTTTGCCGGCACACAAAAGAGCAGCGTGTTTTGTCCCTCATCGTGTTTCCACATCACCGACCACACACCCTTGTTATCAAGTTCTCAAAGGTGGCAGAGATCTCGATGTGATTGGCTCATTAGAGAAAGGAAAACAAGGGGTTAGTGGAAACACTGAAGGATGGAAATCATTAAAGTTTTATCCTCTGAGCTTTTCAAACTTAGTCTTAGAAACGGAGCAACCAATTTTTTTCCCACCAAATATTACAAAATCCATTTCCTCTTGAGTATGTTTTGTATACTTGAAggatttttgattattttatttgcaaACCACAGATAACCTTGACAATATTAATCAAATGGCATTTACCTTgtaatgaaaacattttaatcacattttcatCTTGTAGCATTTCTATTTTTCTAGTATCACTGAACAGATAAATGACATATTCTTCCTATTGGAAGCCCTTTGGATAACCAGGCTGAAAAGGGAAACTGGCATGAACTTGCAATTAATTTGTTCACCTTCTTAATGGAAATTCATATCCGGCCTAATTACTCCAGTGTAAGATTTGCTTTTGCACAATGCAGCTTCTCTAGAAAGGAGGTAAAGCAAGGTGCAGAAATCAGCCACCTAAATGAAAAGTAACTTAAAAATTACACTAAATTAAACTGCTGACAATTGAGATAGAGTAGTTGATCAAAAATTATATAACTATAAACCTTTAGAAATTGATGATAATCAACGCTCTTTCTTTGCTTTACTTCCAGTCTCATGGCTTGACTTTAAGACAGTTGTGCAGGATTTGCTCTAAGGTTAAAGGGCCATCTGATTTCACAATCCCGCCCTTTAATGTTGGATTAAGAGAGAAATTAGACTGTAGATCTACTATTAAGCCCATATCTTGACCACTACTGTGAAAGTGAAATTGCATTTTCAATGATGGCacaaacaaaaaggaaagagaCACAATCTTTGTGAGGTCAAACATGAGTAGACGTTACAAATACGTGAAGGAATTGGTGTCATCATTCAAGTTTCCAATGAGGTAAGAATTAAAGTCTTTGTTAGGGAGACAAAAGCAGAGACTTATAACGTGATGGGGCCCCTGGACCCTACTGTTCATCTGTGGCCATTTCATGCCCCAGCTTGTCTTGTTCCCTTACTCGATTTGCTGTTTAGTAAGAAGAAGTCCTCCTTAACCACATCCTACATCCTGATTCAGCTTAATTGTGAATCCCactgtgtgtatgcatgtgtaaTTACGGATAAAATGTTCGCTGGCAGTAAATGGGCAAACTGAGTGTTGCGTAAGGAGACCTGGACAGCTTAGGAAGTTCTAGCCATTATTTACTTTATAGCATCACTttattgtagtttttttttccatgcgtgatgtttggttgtttttatttggtaTATAAAGACAGTACATTTGGTGTAAAGCCACAACTGTTAAGCCCAAGTCTTGACCACTACTGTGACAGTGAAACAACATTTTTGACGATGGCACATACAGTAAAACAAGAGACAAAAGGGCTCTCAGAAGCATAGCATTAACATAATCAGGCTAAAAAGAGTTGTCATATCCGCCTTTGTGACTCAGCATGCCGGGATGCTGATTTGCATAGAACAAAACATTCAGATGGTGTCGATTATCATGAAATGTGTTAGAAAGAAATGGGGTAATCCTTTTGGCAACATGAAATTAGCTTCAACCTTTTATCCACTGAACAGCTGATTGCGCGACTGACATTTCCTTACTGCCGGGACACTCGGGCGCCTATTCTCAGAACCGTGGGAGCTGTAAGTACTTTTTAATTGATGTCACTTTGACTGTCCTATTAGTCTATTGACAGCAAAGGTCATTTCCGTTGGTCGACTCGATGTTTCACAGCAGACTTTTTAAGTGTCACTGCAGGATAGTAATGAATCGAATATATTGCAAGCTGCTGTTACTGGGATTTATTTTATCatggtttttaaataaataacaagaCTAActagattttttccccctgcaatGACACAACGAAACCTGCAGTGGAACATGTCCATTCTAACTTTAATCTGTGAGGAAACCTATTCAGATAAATTTGACAAGTGGACAAGAGGACTGGTTAAATTGACTTTTAACTAACCAGGAGCACTTTGCACTTTAAATCTTATCATTTAGTTGGTGTTGAAGCAAATGAATGATGCTGGCATTTGAAGTTTAATTATGCCTACAGTAATATGATGTACTTGACTTTTTGTTCATTAGGTTAGTTAAAAAGTCCAACTTGGTGTAAAATAGATAATATCGTTCCAAAAAACACTCAAGTACATTActagagatgaagatgaaaaaacCCTCATTGTTTGTTGAGTTGGAAACAATTAGATTTTCAACAACAAAAGTAATCCTTTTCATCCAAATTTTGTGTCAGCCTACAACTCTGCCACAAAGAGAAAACTATTAAGAGAAACCAAAGCCGGAAtaaacagttttgttttctcttttggcAGGATGGTTTGCTGAGGTTTGCTAACAGTAACTGTCACAATTTGTTGCATTATTTAGATCAGGAAAACCAAAAATTAAACACGACCCTTTGGTCACGATGCACAAACATTTATGGAAGTTcagaaaagtgttttatttagtATTCTAGTGACATATGACCAAAAGATATACTTCCCCCCAAACATCACAGCAGTTTTTCCTCACAAAAAACAACGCCACCTGGTGGGGAAAACTGCCATCAGACAACTTAAATGTGTTATTGAGTGTTCATAAAATAGCACTAATGCCACAAGAGAGTCTCCATATTGAGGTGTGTGACACATGATGTGAACAATTATGTTATTTCATCCTTTGGGCATTTAAAATGATCCCTCTGAGAAATATTCATCATACTTATTAAAGTAAGGTACAAAACTATTGAATACAAGCTGAGGCAATTTCACACGTATGTGTggtattttaatttatttgacCGCCTGTTCGTACCATAGCCGTTGGCAGAGACCACATATAAATGTTTATGGCTTTGACGCAGATTTAGCCGTGGGCCGGTCTGTTTCCAGGGGTTTCCAGGTGTTTCCAGGTTACTCGACCGTCAACAGCGCGCCTAATTACCGTCGCGGCGCATCTCTCCAACAAAGTTATCGCGGTGAAGGCGACCAGACAGCCCGCGCCTGTAGTTACGCGTGGATACCCCTTTAAAAGGCTCACCATGTTGCCATCACATGCTCCAGCGCAGAAGTGGGATGAGGATGTTCTTCTCGTTATGTAAAACGAAATCGTTACTTCTAAAGTCTGCGAAACGCAACTGCGGGGGGTACTTTTGAGGCTTGCTGCTTTTTGCGTGGCAGCAGGGGGAGCCCAGCCCTCCAACCCCCACcttctttctctgtctgtctgtcagtcagtcatgTTGCGCTGCTAGTTGTTGTTCGGCAACAACGCAGCGGCTGGTGCGCAAAACTGGAAGCTCCGTGCGGTGTCGGTGCCAAGTGAGGGGTATTTAGCGACGTGTGTGCGGGATCTCCAGCGGCAGCAGTGGACGAAgctgaggagagaaggggaaaaaaaacccagaaacacCCAGAGCCAGCCTTCCTCTTTTCAGAGAGGAGTGTTATCGCTTCTTGTGAGAGTTGTTTGCTCCGTCCTCGCTTCTCGTCGTCCCTTTTTTTGTATAAAGCGGCGAAACATCA
Protein-coding sequences here:
- the ora6 gene encoding C5a anaphylatoxin chemotactic receptor 1, translating into MLGLSVQLLATRIIISCIGIFGNVFLIVSVVQNKFSQIKSFELFLLELAAANLEEILIVNIYDMIILQTSFATVGTWSCRLLKFLTMLGENASILVTVLISIFRYQKLRDASRRVNLPIYLDSIRSVWTVSGILTVFTILLSSPIFVLNIKETSQNFTNNGSGCPPDFFQCNKEDCPELNGIYKYLFILLFNLLPLIIVTVTSCLIIAVLLSQRKTVTPVESGSSQISRKSKGLKFQRSTIAVLTAMGLFQVDWTIYLIFQLTISPGDSSSWAEIKFFISTSYTSISPYVYGIGNNLFSLKKLRKN